A segment of the Stigmatopora nigra isolate UIUO_SnigA chromosome 15, RoL_Snig_1.1, whole genome shotgun sequence genome:
TTAAATGGTGGGAAGGTCCATCTTGGCCAAAGGAATAGCATATTTGTGTATACAACACAGTGAGCTTTAACAATGTTAATTACTTTTGGTTTTACATTCTAAATGAAGACTCAAAACTGCAATTTCTGCTACTTTATTAGCATGATACATAGTAAGTAGCCAAGACAAGCGTTTGTCATGGCTCCTAATGGCAAACAAGCATTTTCCTTAGAGACAATCAATggaaaactaaatgaaaatgtcaacaCTGATTTTTGTTTCTTCTATTATAGCACAATGGCATCTGATTTAAAGCATCCACCGCCATACACCATTCCAGGTATGATCATTAATATAGCTGATATctgcattttatgtatttttgtttaactAATCTCCGGTTTGCTCTGTTTTAGTTGAACCGTCAGGTGACAAGGTTAAAGTGTACCATGTGCACACCCCATTCAACCCTGCCTCCCCCACACCAGTTccacaaggtaaaaaaaaacaaactgtcacaaaCACAATGTACACAGTGTAGTTTTAATTGAAACCCCTTTTCAAACGACTTGTTTAAAACTTTGGCTGCCACTGATTTTGTTAGACGTATAAGCCGTTTGGACTGATAGGAGCAAATAAGCATTTGATTTATCATAAGGGCCTTATTTAAATCATTGACCCCTCCCATATCTAATACATTGGTCCCCAGGTGTCGTCAATTGCATTAAAAGATAAACTTTATACTCACTCAGCCAAAAGTTAATCATtcaacttcttttgtttttgcaatgttCATCAGTGTACACTAGCGGAGGCGGCGGCTTATCATCAGGCTTTGACACTGGGAAAAAGAACGTAACGAGCTATGACACAGCGCTGGGTTTTAATTCAGGCATGACCACATGTCCCTCATGCCAGCAACAGGTCATGACCAATGTTGCTTATAAACCAGGGATGTACTCATGGCTCATGGTTTGTCTCTTCATTTGTCTTGGGTAAGTGAGAGTCCTCTCTAAGCAGCTTTTCACAATGATCTATTCTTTGATTTGAAGTCCTTATAGCAATCCTTGATTTGTTAAAGGTTGGTGGCCTGCTGCTGCCTGATCCCCCTGCTTGTCAAGCAGTTTAAGGATGCGCATCACACATGCCCCCGCTGCAACCGATTGTTGCATGTGGAGAAGAGAAAATGCTGTAAATGAGCACCCCTAGATTCTCCAACCTCATGTGAAAATGAGACCACCCTCCCTGATGACAAGAATGACAAAGCCACTTATTTTTATGGTGAAGCCTGCTTTACTAGCAAGGTTTCAATGCACTTCTTTCTCCTGTTACAGTTACACCGTTGATTATACATATATAggttcatatttttatatgtatctatatatatatttacatgaatgaatatatatatatatatatatatatatatatatatatatatatatatatatatatatatatatatatatagatatatatatagatatatatatatatatatatatatatatatatatatatatatatatatatatatatatatatatatatatatatatatatatatatatatatatatatatatatatacatatacatatatatatatatatatatatacatatacatatatatatttatatatttatatgtatctatatatagttCGAATGAAGGGCTTGTACATACATCCAAACCTCTTGTGTCTCAAGGAATCAATCACAtgatatattaaaataatggaAAGTGTCATAGCTGTGATGCAATGCAATAGAGTAAGCTAGTCAATGCATATGTCTGTTTATGAAGGAATAAAACCGCTGATATGTACAGCAATGGCTAGTCAATGCATATGTCTGTTTATGAAGGAATAAAACTGCTGATATGTACAGCAATGGCTACATgtagaataacatttaaaaaaaatctatctaaTGTATCTGGATGTTTTTGGCATGAATCATCTTGCAAAAATGAACAATTCTGTGATCTTATCTGGGaaccttgaaataaaaatagaaaatactgCTCTTAAATAACAAAACCTTAATAAATTCCAGTGACTTCTCTCATGTACTAAGTTATTGGCATGAATCATcttgaaaaatgaacatttttgttcTCTTATCTGGGATctttattgaaataaaaaaaaatactgcactcttaaataaaaaaaaaaacctttaaattcCAGAGTGTAACTTCTTTCATGTACTAAATTTTTGGCATGAATCATCTtgcaaaaatgaacatttctgtGCTTTTATCTGGGATCattatcaaaatttaaataaaaatactgcacTCTAAAAACAAGAATATCCAACCTTATTAAATTCCAGTCTCTCATGTACTCTTAAAATCATTTGTCAAATAAAATGAGTCTATATAAATTATgtgcacattttgtttttcattcttgTGATTTTAATCTCACCAAAATCACATTGGAACATTAAAGTTTATCACAGTTCATGTTTTATCTTGCATTGTTCATTTTATTCAAACCTGTAGTTCACCATTCAAGCCATTACAAATCATTGTCAACAGGAGGTGGTGTATACATAcccgaattaaaaaaaaataataattaatgttTTGTCATGATGTATTGGTTGTATCAATACCAAAAGTAGAGCTGTGTTTGGACATAGCTTAACTACTGCTGTAAGCAAGCAGAAAGCAGTCTATAgtcttttgtagaaaattttatTCAACATACATTTTCCAGCAAAAAGGCAATATACAGGAATAAGTTGTCGTACACTGCTGCTACACTGAGGATTTTCAATtggggagaggaaaaaaaaaaggtgagtcTGCATGTCTTCTTTGTACTGCACTTTTGAGACGAGACAAAACCGGTGCAGTTAGTTTGGAGAACAGATGCAAataaaccccccccccaaaaaaaacaattgtaaaatggTACATCAGGaacgcaaaaaaaaaccaaacctaCACACAAGAAATATGAACAACTGGCTTCTTCTGTACCCCCAAAACAAAGGCCAAGTCTTGCTCTTAAATTTTACATgtccatatttttaaatatacaattcATAAATGTTGTCTTTACACAGCCGAACTATGCACTGAGGAGCGTTCCatctttgcttttaaaaaaaaaaaaaactaaaattaagaGAGAATTTAAGTGTTTCTTAAAATGCTGGTTTTTGCCTTTACACAATCCTCAAACGTGCCAAACTGTTGCTCCCTACcacacatgcacattttttGCTTACTGCTTCCAATCACCAGGAGGGAACATTTTCACTCAGCACAAATGGGATAAAATATGAATGTGAGCTGAAAAAACAGGTGCTTTGGTGTTTTCTATGGGAAGAATGACTTGAGaaaagcaaataaacaaaaaagataACCAGAGGCCGTCCATCAcccaaataaatgtaaattacaaaacattttccagCCCTGAGAGCTCTTTGATGTCAAGTGCCGGTGTGCAAGATGAAATACTACAGACAAATTTCTTGCTCTCTTGAAAccccattttattatttttctttaaacatttGCAGTGAGTTCTTATTTCTATTTCATAATACAAACTCTGCAGAAAGACACAAGAAGGTCCTGCCAACAAAACTAAGTGAGACAACTGTGCGCAATCGTGGAAATACTTAGAGGGCgagagcagaaaaaaaacataagcacACTCAGGCTGCGTAAAAATATGAATGGCAACAGTGCTCAACAATTTGGTTGTtgagaaattattttttctctctctgccaATTAGTCATTGCAAACAAACTTCCACTCAACTCTCCTCACAGCAGCAAGTCTTCATTTAAGTCaacccacccccaaaaaaatatatgagtgAGGcatagaaggggaaaaaaattaagtctagaactttatgtatatttatagatatatacattatagcataattgtttattctgttACACTTCTCCACGTATTAAAACCCAATTTTTCGCCACTTCCAGGCACGACACAGGCAGTCGACAGTTAAGAgaagccagagagagagagagagacgagaaagagagagagagagaaatacaaTTAAAGCGGTGGATGTGGGgcggaagaaaaataaaaaataaaaacacccaGAACCGTATTCGCAGTTTACGTTGTAGTTGAGGGAGAAATCCATCAGTTGCAGAAAGACGTGTTGAAGACAAAAGCCAGTGAGGAACTCGCTTGCGTCTAGGCGGGGAGGCGGAAATTGATGAGCACCCCCCATTTACACGCGCACACTCAAGCGCACACTTCCACACGTGTACGCACGTGAAGTTGGTTACAGTCAGTTATAGTTTGAAGTAGGCagggaggaagagagggaggaggGAAGAAAGGAAGGACGGGCTGCTTTAGTTGTGGATTTTGATTGCTTTCTCCAGGTAGGTGTAGCGACCTCTCTTTGGAGCTTTGTTGAAATGATCCAAGCCAAGCCAGGGGCGAGGGTGCGACATGTTTCCTGCAGCGTGGCGCACAAATCGGACAAGTacatgagaagaagaaaaaaaaaacctttataaGTCGGACGCTggcggattaaaaaaatgatgcggctgcTACGACAGGTTTCATCCCTGATAGTGAGCAGAcaaactacagtggtacctcgagatacgcaattttgatacatttcttctcccgggttggctctatttgcccaacctccaccctgactttcagatgcaacctatcgagggttgtttgctttttgtattcccttcaaaatgttccgacaatgatgcacacaaatgtcctcacgataagataacgcacgaccacttgccaacgagcaGTAGTATATacaccattcgcactgactaacggggaaaaaaaacactgaaaaaaatgcaacgccagTGCACAAAGAGATTGCGAccagagagacagtgcccatgatgttcttatgagcagcctcgcGCATCCACTGtttcaaaatttgtctcttatctcaaattgctcatgtcgaggtatcactgtacaTTTAAAAGCGGCAGTGCAAAATAGACCTTTGAAAAAATATGTGCTGGTGTTTGGAAACAAATCACCATTGCGTGATTAAAGTGTAACTGTGTGGAAAGTGCACACTTCACATCAGTGCTTACCTGGCTGCGGTTCAAAATCCTTCAGGTTGACCTCATACTCGTCTTCAGTGATGTACTGATGTCGGCCCATCATCACAATGGCAAATTTGAACTGGGGAGTGGGAAAAGAAGTGTTTTGCTCAACAACCAGTAGATTTAAACTTTAAACAAATGTCCTATACATGATTCTCAATTTTGTTCATACCTTTTCAAATTCTTTCTCTTGGATGTCCAACATGGCCTGGATCCTCCTCACCACTTCTCGAAACGACTCACCCTATCAGGAAGACGGACATGATTGTTTTTGAGCATTTGCAATTTAGTTTAAAAGGTATGGTTCAGTTTGTTGGTAGAATGGTGATTCAATTCTTGGCTATAAGAACTATATAgacgtatatataaatatatacaaaaaaacctaaaaaacatgaacattttcaaattaGCTTAATTAGATCAATTATAATTAcaaatcatttgaatatttagtagcttgtttttttatttttttttaagtgtgataTTTTTAAGATGCatgccattttgttcatagttgTGCCAGGTGTTTGTGTTAATGCTAAAATTAAAACAAGGAAAAAGGTCAAGTCAAAAACTTCCTTTAGCTCAGGGgtcagaaaaacaaaatgtaatgcaaaaaattaaaatccgATCGTTATATGATAACTAACAGATCCcaataataaaaagaatgcCCTCTAAAATGCCACAGACATTTTGTGTATTCTATTGTTGGCGAGATTTCGTCTGAAAAATAGTATTCcctgactaaaaaaaattgacaacagCAGGCATAATAGTTACAGACACTAACCTGTCTGATTTTGAGCAAGAAAGGGGTCCCAAATGTGCCAAAGACCTCCTTGTGGAAATGAGCAACAGGAATTAGCAGTTCGCTGTCCTTATCCAGATCCACCTGGTCCACAGGTATCTCCTAAAAGATCAAGAATAGCCAGAGTTAGCAATGGAGTGCatgtttcatatctaaaatgtcgtctttaaaaaaaaatcctgccagTGTATACCACAGCTTCCAATTGGATGAATTCCACAAAGCAATCGGAAGCACTAAGCAAGTACTTACCTCTATTCTGAAGGTGCGACTGGCAGCTGGAGATAAACATTCTAGGAGCTCGTCCTCCTGGTGAACGCCGATGATTTTATAGCTTACTATCTCTAACAGCCTGCAGGGATGATGGATTAGAGCTCGAGACACAAGAAAACGTCCAAAGCAGACACGCGCTTCTGAAGGAAACTTACCTGAGCTTTTCGGAGCCCTTTTCGGAGAGCTCCACCGCCTTTTTACATTCATCCAACAGGTCGCGAACACAACCGTGTTTGTCAGGGTAGAGGGTGATCTCCTTCAAAAAGGGCACCGTTTACTTCACTTATCTGGTGGCAGGATAATTCATGTCAGTGTATACTTACCTCCTCTCTGAATTGGCTGTTGAGCCATGTGGATTTAAAACTCCTCCTGTTCTCAAAGTCTGTGATCTTCATTTTCAACTGCGTGCATAGAGgtgaaataaaatcaattatGAGAACTATACAGCAGGTGTTAGGTCgacagtggaaaaaaagtaaaaatgtgtaCTTAACCGTACCCCAAAACAAATCTGGGTGGACTAACATTTCACTTTATAGGACATACATTTAACTCACTGACAACCATTGGCGGCAGTGAACGTCCAATACATTGTGACTGGGAGAGGACAAGTGAACCAATGTAATTTTGCCTCTTCCCAGTCAAAGTGGACAAGGCTTCCACTGCATTCAAAGGATGCTTTTAAATATACATGGAATTCTTTAACTACATCAAATGGGGGTTCATCATTCTAAATGGCAGCAATGGGTTACTAAATACTATAAGGAAGTAAGTCTTGTGCACATAACCCGTTCCCTTgatcatcattttttgagtaACAGAAACTGcttttatgcgagaaaatatggtggaCCGAATGCTTTGATCAACATCAACGACACCTTCAGACCTCAGTCATGGCCTAAAGACCAATTTCCAACTAAAGTGAACACAgactaaaaaaaagatgggtgAGTTCAATTTAAGTGCCTTGCTGTCACCTGCTGATAGTAGAGTTTCTTGGGCTGCCGAGGCTTGAAGAATTGCAGCAGTTCCCGCAGCGTTCCCTCATAATTGTGTCTGAGAGGATTCCCTGGACCGTCCCTGTACCTGGCCACCACACCACCAGGCAGGGGGGAGGATAAGAAAAGAGGGCGGGGACAAAGGAAGAAACGGTACGGGGTGGGAGGAGACCCAAAATGGAGAAAGGGAGGAAATTGGGAAGTAGAGAGAAAAGGTCGGAGGAAGAGGGGAGACAACAACATAAGGTGGGGGGGGACAGGTTATGCAACATTTCTATGGCATGTCAAAGTCAACCGTGTTAATGGCAGCACATGCAAGCctctgtgatgtgtgtgtgcacgccTTAGACGAGCCTCCTACCCCTGTGACTTAAAGAACTGCAGCAGCATGGGATCTGTGTTCAACCTTTGGGCTACTGTCTTCGCCACCTTatagaggaaaaataaaaaataaatccagcGGCTAGAACTTCTATGCACATCTTAGTTCTGCATTAACAATTGATTTCAAGTGACTCATAATAGATTGGCCGTTTTCCCCCATCATCAGCATTGTTTTACCTGAAAATAGTTCATGCGATTAGAGAGCGTGACCACAAATCCCGGGTCGTTCTGGATGGTCTTGTCACAGAAAATGACATCTACTCGATAATAGAGGTCCCGGAAATATTCCTTGGCCGTTGGCAGCTCACTGTTGTCGTTATCAGGGTCGTCCCTGCATGATTAAAGAAAAACAGATTCATGGAGATGAAAAGGTGAGGCTCTGGCTTTCTTTGAAAGCCTACAAAGAAATTAGAAAGAAGAAACCAATGCTGCTTACTTCTGGAAGACAATGATGTCCCCGTCCATGAGTTCATCCAGGGCCTTGTCAAGAGAGACATCATAGTCCTGAATCCGCTCTGTTAGATTGGGCTTTACTTCCTGTAACGAACAAAACATTGTAGGGGTTGTTTTATCGAACTGCAAGTCTAATTGGTCGCTTTTGGTGCTGCACGATATAGAAAAGATCATTGCAATATGGGCCCTTTTAATATGACATCCATATGCCATGGATCAATAGTTTAAACATGGTATGACATTCCCTTTATTCCGAAGCACTAGTTGCCTTGTTGAGATAAGCATAGTGTTAAATAAAATAGTGCCAAGGGAGTGTAGGGAGAAAAACAGTACACGGTGTCAACAAGGGAGTTCTACTGAAATAGATCACCTCATAGAGGATAAGGCTAGTTTCCTGCTGAAAGCCTGCTCGCTCACACATGACTGGTAGCAGGTCTCCTGGAAACAGAAGaggggagacaaaaaaaaaaacatactttaataAATAGTAGTATATAAAACATTCTGCATTTTAGACTAAGCTGGTACTCACGTATTTTGCAGGATATAGGCGTGTAGATATGTCCACAataatttaagcttcttgtttTGGGATCATACATCTTCAAGAAAAGCATGACATCACCTGAAAAAGATATAGATTTTGTAAAATGGCAGTGTTGTTATTGTAAGAAGCAACCCTGCAAATCCTGATTATTGAGAGAAGTAACTCCCGCAGTCGCATTCAGTATAGGAACTGTTTTTTAGCAGTACGTCGACTAACAATGAGATGGAATGACTCGTAGCTATTTAGGcagatttcaaagtaaaatcgAAGTTCCATCAATGCCCCCTGATTTGCCAAATGTCCCACCAAAGCTAGTGGTTGGATTAATTCTGCTTCATTTATTGGCATCAATGACAGCTAATGATGAAGGTAGACAGAGACAGACTTGAGTAGTTTAAGGGCTGTATTTGATTTCTTACGGTCTTTGTCAAACTTGGGTAACGTGGCCCCACTGGCTGCCAGTTCAGCATCCACAGTCTCCAGAAATATAGTCCATGGATTCTCATTGTCACTCAAGGCAATCATCTAAAAGAAAACGCCAGGTAAATAACAGCAAAACAAATAGTAAAGAGAAACGGATCTTTCCAATACTGACCGACTTGTTGCAGTCTGCCTCGTAGTCGAGCATAGCGGGCCGCTTCGTTCCATTGCTTCGGGCTTGCATGGGCCACAACCTCATCTGCTCTTGTGGAAAACCCTTTTAAGCACATTGGCAAAATGTTACATTGAAATTGGAAAATCATAATGGTGACAACACAGTTGTCATGTATAAAAATTGGGACTTGACTAAACAGAGTATTTCTCACCATGGTCTGGGAGAGGTTTTGAACGAACTCTTGCAAGGTAGAACTCTTCAGGACTTTGAAGACGGTGTACTTCACCTTCTCTTCATCATACATGTCATTGCCCTGATGGCCACAGAACTGGTCCTCTGTCACCATCTGTGCACAAAAGGATATACACAAGTGGACggttaaaaactaaaacaaaaaagatttaaatcAATATGAAGAGACATTTAATCGATGAATCAAAAGGTTTGTCAAATGCATTTCTGTTGAAGGTTTGAAGTAAAGATACCGGTTTGTATGAgtagaacattttaaattgttacCACTTCAGAATATAAACATCAGTGAAAAAAACttccaattattaaaaaaaagactggtcAAAAAGATAGATTTAAAGTTACTAGTGTTTCATTGAGGTTTTAAATTGAAGTGTCACTGTCACAACAGTAATATAATTCATAATAACttgaatatttgcatttttttttggttgctaaaacagttgtttaaataaaataagaatctGCATATACTGTTTAAAATGAGGTGCTCATAAGCCCAGACTCCATGTTTCCCCCAATAAGTGTACACAATGgaaatatattgtaaatatcCCTTTAAAAACAATTGGTGATACATTTGTTATGATATACACCTTCATATTTCTACAAAAGGCAACAGTCTCTACATTTCTGACCTGAACTTGCATGTAGAGATGAGCTTCTTGACGCTCCTTTCTCTTCTGGGCCTCGACCCTCTTCTCTTCCTGTAGACGCTCCACCAGCTGCTGAGGTATGTCCACATCAGTCATGGGCAGGAGCACCTCACCTGAGCAAACATGCATTAGCTGAGCCTGTGACATCCTTTTCCAATGGGAATGGGAAATGGCTGCACTCCGTAAATCCCATACTACGTACTGAGCTTGGACTCCCGAATGTACACCAACATATACGCATTGGTGCAATGGCGAACAGAGAGATCATCGTCGTGGCCACCATAGTTGTGCTCTATGGCCTCCTCTTTGGTGCAGCGTGATACAACGTCATCATCAAACTTGCACCACTGCACCAGAGTAGAGAGACAAGACCGTGTAGGAGGGGAGAAAGGAGGAGCACAGAGCACTTAAGACAACCATTTATGTGACTCAACTAGAAGCTTTCAAACAAGAGTCATAATGTGGCTGATGCTCTGTTTGTGCCATTTTGCTAGTGACTAAGCTAAGTGACTAAGAGAAATGTCAAGTCAAGTTGCTATATAATAGGtttaaagcagtggtctcaaactggttccacatagggccgcagtgggtcctggtttttgttccaaccgatccagtgccgacattttaaccaatcgtgactttaaaataagtagcacctgactctaagtaactgattgcacttgcaaaaggtatccttgttgggttggaatgaagacctgcacccactgcggccctttgaagaccggtttgagaccactggtttaAAGCAACCATCAATAATTGAAGGTATATTTTGTGGCAAAATTCACTTTGTCATAAATGTTGGTGCCTAATTACACACTGACAGATGCATTAGCCACAATGCATATCCATataatttaaaagaagaaaaaggttcTCACTATTGGTTCCTTGACACTCACTTTGCCGTCTCCTTTAGGGTTAAGATAGACGACGTAGTGACCGCCATGGTTGTCCCCACTGTGCACGAGAACGGCATGTAGGATATAGTTGGCCGGGTCCTTTGTGTCGGGCTTTTGAAGAAACTCATCTAGAGGTAGTTGATCAGGAAACTCAAACCtatgtataataaaaaaaatacataaatttatattttttttaaaagcacataTGATAGGAATGACAGCAAAATAAATGCATCACGGTCAAATCAAGAATTAAAAGTATCCAACAGAGTTCCACTTATAGCAAATTCAACTGGGACTGAGAGGACTCAGATATTTGAACAGTTGAAATATGCTTAATCCAGAGACCTTGCTCTGATACTTTGTAGTACTCGGGATAACggcaaaaaatgtcaagaaaggtggtggttattttttttctagatacaTTAGATAATCGATTCAAGGGTGTGAGGCCAATCTACTGTTATATCAAGCGAGAAGAAAACACTGAAATTGTGTGAGGTGAAAAAGGTATCCTAACTGTCACACCTGTCATTAATCTTGATGTTTTGGTCAGTCTGTGGGTCATACATGAACCTCATCAGCTGCAGGTGAAGGATTGGTGGGAAAGTGAGAAACTTCACTCCTTTCTCAGCTTCCTGTAGgccaaacaaataaacattacaTCCTAAATTTTGACTTAAATGATAACATGACTATTTTTAAGATAGAGCAGTGATTCTCAACCAGAGTGGTACAGGAAGGTGGTCTGTTTATTTATAATCATGCATTGCTgggaaaatatacaattttactTAGCTTGTTGCAAAATTATACTTACTATACAAATTAGTCCTGGGTGATAACGAAAAAAAGTCGATAGAGGTAATTACTAATTaactaaattgttttttctttctaattttgaacttcaaacttctgtgaagaTAAATTAGTTTAACTATGTCAACTTACTTTAAAAGgagaataaaaatatgtttttaaaaagttcatttcaagtatgttgttttgttgtgaaATAACAATAAGACAATTGTCTCCTTAAACTatgaaaaggaatgaatatTAAAACATGCGGAAATCTTGACAGGa
Coding sequences within it:
- the usp7 gene encoding ubiquitin carboxyl-terminal hydrolase 7 isoform X3 yields the protein MAWPGKNDGTKGAGRVFAPHCPVESRNNLAAFSGPPSTELRDTLPTDASQLLAPTKGAEIGRIASKYVRVSLPAPPPASPPHSPPLTADKAEVAVEQARPPRLDKSTPPPHHTTPEQQSRTRLESEPASDDVDGSRESKELRIATTKAANMNHHHHHTQQQQQQQKAGEQQLSEPEDMEMEAGDTDDPPRIPANPVINGNMAMADGHNNTEEDMEDDTSWRSEATFRFVVERFSRLSESVLGPSCFVRNLPWKIMVMPRFYADRPHQKSVGFFLQCNAESDSTSWSCHAQAMLKIINYKDDEKSFSRRIGHVFFHKENDWGFSNFMSWSDVTDPERGFIDDDKVTFEVNVQADAPHGVAWDSKKHTGYVGLKNQGATCYMNSLLQTLFFTNQLRRAVYMMPTEGDDSSKSVPLALQRVFYELQHSDKPVGTKKLTKSFGWETLDSFMQHDVQELCRVLLDNVENKMKGTCVEGTIPRLFRGKMVSYIQCKHVDYRSERIEDYYDIQLSIKGKKNIFESFKDYVATEQLDGDNKYDAGEHGLQEAEKGVKFLTFPPILHLQLMRFMYDPQTDQNIKINDRFEFPDQLPLDEFLQKPDTKDPANYILHAVLVHSGDNHGGHYVVYLNPKGDGKVSVKEPIWCKFDDDVVSRCTKEEAIEHNYGGHDDDLSVRHCTNAYMLVYIRESKLSEVLLPMTDVDIPQQLVERLQEEKRVEAQKRKERQEAHLYMQVQMVTEDQFCGHQGNDMYDEEKVKYTVFKVLKSSTLQEFVQNLSQTMGFPQEQMRLWPMQARSNGTKRPAMLDYEADCNKSMIALSDNENPWTIFLETVDAELAASGATLPKFDKDRDVMLFLKMYDPKTRSLNYCGHIYTPISCKIRDLLPVMCERAGFQQETSLILYEEVKPNLTERIQDYDVSLDKALDELMDGDIIVFQKDDPDNDNSELPTAKEYFRDLYYRVDVIFCDKTIQNDPGFVVTLSNRMNYFQVAKTVAQRLNTDPMLLQFFKSQGYRDGPGNPLRHNYEGTLRELLQFFKPRQPKKLYYQQLKMKITDFENRRSFKSTWLNSQFREEEITLYPDKHGCVRDLLDECKKAVELSEKGSEKLRLLEIVSYKIIGVHQEDELLECLSPAASRTFRIEEIPVDQVDLDKDSELLIPVAHFHKEVFGTFGTPFLLKIRQGESFREVVRRIQAMLDIQEKEFEKFKFAIVMMGRHQYITEDEYEVNLKDFEPQPGNMSHPRPWLGLDHFNKAPKRGRYTYLEKAIKIHN